The following coding sequences are from one Methanosarcina sp. WWM596 window:
- a CDS encoding universal stress protein gives MGVVNFKKIMIATDGSVCSRMAANNAIELARLSGGTVYAVYVVSTDYFSSMAVDFDWKRMNEALKKEGHSAVSYVKRAGEMEGVDVKLILLEGHPADELIRYAEENKMNIVVMGTLGRTGLDRLLLGSVAEKTVRHCKVPVMIVSEKCRT, from the coding sequence ATGGGAGTCGTTAATTTCAAGAAAATAATGATCGCAACCGACGGTTCGGTCTGTTCCAGGATGGCTGCTAACAATGCGATAGAGCTTGCCCGCTTGAGTGGAGGAACTGTTTATGCGGTATATGTGGTGTCCACGGATTATTTCTCTTCGATGGCTGTCGATTTTGACTGGAAAAGGATGAATGAAGCCCTGAAAAAAGAAGGACACTCAGCCGTTAGTTATGTCAAAAGGGCAGGAGAAATGGAAGGAGTCGATGTGAAACTCATCCTGCTTGAAGGACATCCGGCAGACGAACTGATCCGTTATGCCGAAGAGAATAAGATGAATATTGTTGTTATGGGGACTCTCGGCAGGACAGGACTGGACAGGCTGCTGCTCGGCAGCGTGGCAGAAAAAACTGTCCGGCACTGCAAGGTGCCGGTAATGATTGTAAGTGAAAAGTGCAGAACCTGA
- a CDS encoding phosphatidylserine decarboxylase — MNELGSKMNDYIIPEGDYVSFNQFFTRELKDGKRPISGVDGDSVVVSPADAVINMIDDNLPIDTPIDVTQKLNVRQLLNQSKLAVHFEGGIAVSCILLPNVYHRYHAPVSGTMVESDEDVAGNYFGIADFPKQINGGNVGYGYDYSVFEHFRRGYIII; from the coding sequence ATGAATGAACTGGGCAGTAAAATGAATGATTACATTATCCCCGAAGGAGACTATGTATCGTTTAACCAATTTTTTACCCGGGAATTGAAGGACGGAAAAAGACCAATCAGCGGTGTTGATGGTGATTCTGTTGTGGTGTCTCCGGCAGATGCAGTGATCAATATGATCGATGATAACCTGCCAATTGACACTCCAATAGACGTAACCCAGAAACTGAATGTTCGCCAGTTGCTGAACCAATCCAAGCTGGCAGTGCATTTTGAAGGAGGAATAGCCGTCTCCTGTATCTTACTGCCAAATGTGTATCACCGCTACCATGCTCCCGTATCAGGTACAATGGTAGAATCCGATGAAGATGTTGCCGGAAATTATTTTGGAATTGCCGATTTTCCAAAACAAATCAATGGTGGAAATGTCGGTTACGGTTATGATTATAGTGTGTTTGAACACTTCAGAAGAGGTTACATAATCATCTAA
- the gatE gene encoding Glu-tRNA(Gln) amidotransferase subunit GatE — MEKYDYSELGLKAGLEIHQQLDSKEKLFCRCPTLIRDIGDSDFEFFRYLRATESEMGEKDRAAVEQTKIRRKYVYKAYDTTCLIENDEEPPRELNMEALDISLGVAKLFNMKPVDQMHVMRKIVVDGSNTSGFQRTAFLASDGYIETSEGYCGIDSLCVEEEAAQKIEEIGDSIVYSLDRLGIPLVEIATAPDIKSPRQAREVAEYIGMLLRSTGKVKRGLGTIRQDVNISIARGARVEIKGVQALDLIEDIVRREVERQLNLLFIRQELLERKAFVCEEIYDITGLFMDTKSKVLQKGVKKGAILAAHLKKFNGLVGKEVQPGRRLGTEFSDRAKTAGVGGIFHTDELPNYGITEKEVQAVRDAIGAGPEDAVVMVADEPEKSRLAIEAVIKRAKEAFEGIPEETRKALPEGNSAYMRPLPGAARMYPETDVPQIEISQEYFDSIEPPELLTERAKRFASESGLNKELAEKVAYSRYLPLFEALLETYRKDANVNSTLIARTLVGIVPEIRRNGVETDNLTDEHFNGLFAAISNQEIAKEASQDLLAALAKEPELTTQQAISKLGLSAFDPEEIENFIKKMVRERGDFIKDKGPAALGPLMGVVMKEYRGTVDGKVLNNMLKKEIDNFINQG, encoded by the coding sequence ATGGAAAAATACGATTACAGTGAACTTGGGCTGAAAGCCGGGCTTGAAATTCACCAGCAGCTGGACTCAAAAGAGAAACTGTTCTGCAGGTGTCCTACCCTGATAAGGGACATTGGGGATTCGGACTTTGAGTTTTTCAGGTATCTCAGGGCTACGGAAAGCGAGATGGGAGAAAAGGACAGGGCTGCGGTGGAGCAGACCAAGATCAGGAGAAAATATGTCTACAAGGCTTACGATACGACCTGCCTTATAGAAAATGATGAAGAGCCTCCAAGAGAACTCAATATGGAAGCTCTGGATATTTCCCTCGGGGTTGCAAAGCTCTTCAACATGAAACCTGTTGACCAGATGCATGTAATGAGAAAGATCGTTGTGGACGGGTCAAATACCAGCGGCTTTCAGAGGACTGCATTTCTTGCAAGCGATGGGTATATTGAAACTTCGGAAGGATACTGCGGGATTGACAGCCTCTGCGTTGAAGAAGAAGCTGCCCAGAAAATCGAAGAAATAGGAGATTCAATAGTCTATTCCCTGGACAGGCTCGGGATCCCGCTTGTAGAAATTGCAACCGCGCCTGATATCAAATCTCCGAGGCAAGCCCGTGAGGTTGCGGAGTATATAGGGATGCTCCTTAGGTCTACGGGAAAAGTAAAGAGAGGGCTTGGCACGATCAGGCAGGACGTTAACATCTCAATTGCCAGAGGCGCAAGAGTCGAAATAAAAGGAGTCCAGGCCCTTGACCTCATAGAAGACATCGTCCGCAGGGAAGTTGAAAGGCAATTGAACCTGCTTTTTATCAGGCAGGAACTCCTTGAAAGAAAAGCCTTTGTTTGTGAGGAGATCTATGATATTACAGGGCTTTTCATGGATACGAAGTCCAAGGTCCTGCAAAAAGGTGTAAAGAAAGGAGCAATACTTGCTGCCCACCTGAAGAAATTCAACGGGCTTGTAGGCAAGGAAGTACAGCCAGGTAGGAGGCTCGGGACTGAGTTTTCGGATAGGGCAAAGACTGCAGGTGTGGGAGGAATTTTCCACACGGACGAACTTCCGAACTACGGAATAACTGAAAAGGAAGTACAGGCTGTCAGGGACGCTATTGGTGCAGGTCCTGAGGATGCTGTTGTCATGGTCGCAGATGAACCTGAAAAATCCAGGCTTGCAATTGAGGCAGTAATTAAAAGGGCAAAAGAAGCCTTTGAGGGGATCCCTGAAGAGACTCGAAAAGCCCTGCCGGAAGGAAATTCTGCTTATATGCGCCCTCTTCCCGGTGCGGCAAGGATGTATCCTGAAACCGATGTTCCCCAGATCGAGATATCACAGGAATATTTTGATTCCATAGAACCTCCGGAACTCCTGACAGAAAGGGCAAAGCGGTTTGCTTCCGAAAGCGGCCTGAATAAAGAGCTTGCCGAAAAAGTGGCTTATTCAAGGTATTTGCCTCTCTTCGAGGCTCTCCTGGAAACTTACAGGAAGGATGCAAATGTTAACTCAACCCTGATTGCCAGAACCCTTGTGGGAATCGTCCCTGAGATAAGGAGAAACGGGGTTGAGACGGACAACCTCACAGATGAACACTTCAATGGACTTTTTGCAGCTATTTCAAACCAGGAAATTGCAAAAGAAGCCAGTCAGGATCTCCTGGCAGCCCTTGCAAAAGAGCCTGAACTTACAACTCAGCAAGCGATTTCAAAGCTTGGTCTGAGCGCCTTTGACCCCGAAGAAATCGAAAACTTCATTAAAAAGATGGTCAGGGAAAGAGGAGATTTCATCAAAGACAAAGGTCCAGCTGCTCTTGGCCCTCTCATGGGTGTTGTCATGAAGGAGTACAGAGGTACGGTTGACGGAAAGGTCCTGAACAATATGCTGAAAAAAGAAATAGATAACTTTATCAATCAGGGATAA
- a CDS encoding nuclear transport factor 2 family protein has protein sequence MIEKAVKAVLDKFAESYARRDLNSAMSLIAPDADVVIYGTGADEKRLGPEEIKAQFERDWTQIEEPALEYKWISISAAGNVAWVRSCAGTVLFIILT, from the coding sequence GTGATTGAAAAAGCAGTCAAAGCTGTCCTTGATAAATTTGCAGAGAGTTACGCCAGACGCGACCTGAATAGTGCAATGTCCCTTATTGCGCCGGACGCAGATGTTGTAATTTACGGTACCGGTGCAGACGAAAAACGTCTAGGTCCGGAAGAAATCAAAGCGCAGTTTGAGCGTGATTGGACTCAAATCGAGGAGCCAGCTCTTGAATACAAATGGATTTCTATCTCAGCGGCTGGTAATGTTGCCTGGGTAAGGAGCTGTGCCGGCACAGTTTTATTTATTATATTAACATGA
- a CDS encoding DUF2284 domain-containing protein — protein MKISDENYRLLEKKAKELGAKSVRLFPAENIVVEDRTILKCIFGCNGYGSRVCPPYIPTVGEFKKMLANYDWALLVEWKSKNVFPREVSENFIKFSVEPPENEETKNQFFENLKTVMKDRKETIQPGVLEIEKLAWTLGYNTALATFPGMCTWCATSDYSDVKCAGDKGPCHHPTLRRPCLMGLGVRMDKTLEKLGTQLQKFPMDDTSPSPYTLVLLD, from the coding sequence ATGAAAATAAGCGACGAAAACTATAGGCTCTTGGAAAAGAAAGCAAAAGAACTGGGTGCAAAAAGCGTCAGGCTTTTTCCCGCAGAAAATATTGTGGTTGAAGACCGAACTATTCTGAAGTGCATATTTGGCTGCAACGGCTACGGAAGCCGGGTCTGCCCACCTTATATCCCAACCGTGGGCGAATTCAAAAAGATGCTTGCTAACTACGACTGGGCCCTCCTCGTTGAATGGAAATCCAAAAACGTTTTTCCCCGTGAAGTAAGTGAAAACTTCATAAAATTCAGTGTCGAACCCCCCGAAAACGAAGAAACGAAAAACCAGTTTTTTGAGAATTTAAAGACCGTAATGAAAGACCGAAAAGAAACAATCCAGCCCGGAGTCCTCGAAATCGAAAAACTCGCCTGGACTCTTGGCTACAACACCGCCCTTGCCACCTTCCCCGGCATGTGTACCTGGTGCGCCACAAGCGACTATTCTGATGTGAAATGTGCCGGCGACAAAGGTCCCTGCCACCACCCAACCCTCCGCAGGCCCTGCCTTATGGGGCTTGGGGTGAGGATGGACAAGACGCTTGAAAAACTGGGGACTCAGCTTCAGAAGTTTCCGATGGATGATACGAGCCCATCGCCATATACGCTGGTTTTGCTGGATTGA
- a CDS encoding aminotransferase class III-fold pyridoxal phosphate-dependent enzyme, whose translation MVGPKAREIIGQDCNVMSACVSRPYPLVVDRAKGSIVKDIDGKEYIDFIAGIAVMNAGYSNPEVKEAISAQLEKMVHCGYGDFFAEPPLKLAKKLRELSGYSKVFYCNSGTEAVEAAMKLALWKTKRQNFIAFYNSFHGRTLGALSLTCSKIRQKEHFPAVRTVHTHYAYCYRCPMNLEYPSCGIECAKQIENLIFRKELSPEDTAAVFTEPVQGEGGYIVPPQEFHKEVRKICTDNDVLLVADEVQTGCFRTGPFLAMENFEVRPDITCLAKALGSGLPIGAMIADRTLMDWPPGVHSNTFGGNLLSSAAALASLEFLEKENTENHVREMGAHIRQRLRELQENFPCIGDVRGLGLMIGAEIVKSDKTIDPIRRDRIVREAFKEGVLLLPCGDSVIRFSPPLVMTDEEADLGLDKFEKALRRAVN comes from the coding sequence GTGGTTGGCCCAAAAGCCAGGGAGATCATAGGACAGGACTGCAATGTAATGTCTGCATGTGTATCCCGTCCCTATCCTCTGGTTGTTGATAGGGCAAAAGGTTCCATAGTCAAAGACATAGACGGGAAAGAGTACATCGATTTCATTGCAGGGATTGCTGTCATGAATGCAGGCTACTCAAACCCCGAGGTTAAAGAAGCAATCTCAGCCCAGCTGGAGAAAATGGTCCACTGCGGATACGGGGACTTTTTTGCTGAGCCTCCATTAAAGCTTGCAAAAAAACTAAGGGAGCTATCAGGTTATTCAAAGGTCTTTTACTGCAACAGTGGGACCGAAGCTGTAGAAGCTGCAATGAAACTTGCTTTATGGAAGACAAAGCGCCAGAACTTTATCGCCTTTTATAACTCCTTCCATGGCCGGACCCTGGGCGCTCTTTCTCTGACCTGCTCAAAAATCCGTCAAAAGGAGCATTTCCCTGCCGTCCGTACAGTGCACACTCACTATGCTTACTGCTACCGATGCCCCATGAACCTTGAGTACCCCTCCTGTGGGATCGAATGCGCAAAGCAGATTGAAAACCTGATTTTCCGAAAAGAACTGAGCCCCGAAGACACTGCTGCCGTTTTCACTGAGCCAGTACAGGGAGAAGGTGGGTACATAGTCCCTCCCCAGGAATTTCACAAGGAAGTAAGAAAAATCTGCACGGATAATGATGTCCTTCTCGTAGCTGATGAAGTCCAGACAGGCTGTTTCAGGACAGGCCCCTTCCTAGCCATGGAAAACTTTGAGGTAAGGCCTGATATTACCTGCCTTGCAAAAGCCCTTGGTTCAGGCCTGCCTATAGGCGCAATGATTGCGGACAGAACCCTTATGGACTGGCCTCCTGGTGTCCACTCTAACACCTTCGGCGGAAATCTCCTTTCTTCAGCGGCAGCTCTTGCTTCCCTTGAATTTCTGGAAAAGGAAAATACCGAGAACCATGTAAGGGAAATGGGAGCTCACATCCGGCAGCGCCTCAGGGAGCTGCAGGAAAATTTCCCCTGCATAGGAGACGTTCGCGGGCTTGGCCTTATGATAGGGGCAGAAATCGTAAAGTCCGACAAAACCATAGACCCTATCCGAAGGGATAGGATTGTCAGGGAAGCGTTTAAAGAAGGAGTCCTGCTCCTCCCCTGCGGAGACTCTGTAATCCGTTTCTCTCCACCCCTCGTCATGACCGATGAAGAGGCCGACCTCGGACTCGATAAATTCGAGAAGGCGTTGAGAAGAGCGGTGAATTAA
- a CDS encoding response regulator: MLLVDDDPVFLELSKTFLEVIHDINSDTVEPAGQALGKLDELSYDCSFGL, encoded by the coding sequence GTGCTGCTTGTCGACGACGACCCTGTATTCCTGGAGCTATCAAAGACGTTCTTGGAAGTGATCCACGACATAAACTCCGATACGGTGGAACCTGCAGGACAGGCTCTTGGGAAGTTAGATGAACTCTCCTATGATTGTAGTTTCGGATTATGA
- a CDS encoding response regulator — translation MNSPMIVVSDYDMPYMDGISFLRTIRDKRINIPFILFTGMGKEEVISRTIENGADSFVQNIGDLKAQYSELSQRIWQTVSSRSEY, via the coding sequence ATGAACTCTCCTATGATTGTAGTTTCGGATTATGATATGCCTTATATGGATGGCATTTCATTTCTGAGAACTATCCGTGATAAGAGAATTAATATCCCTTTCATCCTGTTTACAGGAATGGGCAAAGAAGAAGTTATAAGCCGAACTATCGAAAACGGTGCAGATTCCTTTGTTCAGAATATAGGAGATCTTAAAGCTCAGTACTCCGAACTTTCACAGAGGATCTGGCAGACTGTTAGCAGTAGGTCAGAATACTGA
- a CDS encoding 4Fe-4S binding protein — protein MSEKHSEECPEECPEQETHVCGGCCCGAGENEKPETGEKDAERCESDESGSGKFESEESGSEEFEFEEPVEAGAEEVEGENQEKITVTTSMDLQGTHFLYTQATEKSLKTLDYDYKRCNGCGICVEICPTKALELGPIHEIATGLDAPPVMMDLDKCTFCRMCANLCPVHAISFEAVGEVPDENQYPKYDTYVHINEKCLPCLLCEGACPQDAIEVEFTFPKKEEIAPFKEGVKGEIEIDTEKCNFCGICARFCDAFLLLEREPTPENPVPFEQLLVDEDKCDYCVLCQDICPEEAIKVKGERPCEAPKVEGNVKVDELKCTQCARCQAVCPYEAVDLQKPMEGELSLIDVNLKECDPQGCRGCFNVCPSNLWYVPTDPEDPRKIAFAEDYCTYCGACVKACHLGAIKVERSDVHHTEIPDTPWATQWRDAIESLKTGVRKGVDHAVFRETETLKAQKFMGIEPPCTDEETLAVVQAKIDSLMPVLKSARVRKLWETDSSEKTTEAVKKKMES, from the coding sequence GTGAGCGAGAAACATTCTGAAGAGTGTCCCGAAGAGTGCCCAGAGCAGGAAACTCATGTATGTGGCGGGTGCTGCTGCGGAGCTGGAGAAAATGAAAAGCCTGAAACCGGAGAAAAAGACGCAGAGAGATGCGAATCTGATGAATCCGGATCAGGGAAATTTGAATCTGAAGAATCCGGATCTGAGGAGTTCGAGTTCGAAGAACCGGTAGAAGCAGGGGCTGAAGAAGTCGAAGGTGAAAATCAGGAAAAAATCACAGTTACAACCAGCATGGACCTGCAGGGGACACATTTTCTCTATACGCAGGCAACTGAGAAGTCCCTCAAGACCCTTGATTACGACTATAAGCGCTGCAACGGTTGCGGGATCTGTGTGGAGATCTGCCCCACAAAAGCCCTTGAACTGGGACCCATACATGAGATTGCAACCGGGCTTGATGCTCCTCCTGTTATGATGGACCTTGATAAATGCACCTTCTGCAGGATGTGTGCAAACCTCTGCCCTGTGCATGCCATTTCCTTCGAAGCTGTGGGAGAGGTCCCTGATGAAAATCAGTACCCAAAATACGATACTTATGTACATATCAACGAGAAATGTCTTCCCTGTCTCCTCTGTGAGGGAGCCTGCCCGCAGGACGCGATAGAGGTCGAGTTCACCTTTCCTAAAAAAGAAGAGATTGCTCCCTTTAAGGAAGGGGTAAAGGGTGAAATCGAAATCGACACTGAAAAATGTAACTTCTGCGGGATATGTGCCCGGTTCTGTGATGCCTTTCTCCTGCTTGAGCGCGAGCCTACCCCTGAGAACCCTGTACCTTTTGAGCAGCTTCTTGTAGACGAGGATAAATGTGACTACTGTGTACTCTGCCAGGATATCTGTCCGGAAGAGGCAATAAAGGTTAAAGGGGAGCGCCCCTGTGAAGCCCCGAAAGTGGAAGGCAATGTGAAGGTTGACGAGCTGAAATGTACGCAGTGCGCCCGTTGCCAGGCTGTCTGCCCCTATGAAGCTGTTGACCTGCAAAAGCCCATGGAAGGGGAATTGAGCCTTATTGATGTAAACCTCAAAGAGTGCGACCCCCAGGGCTGCCGCGGTTGCTTCAATGTCTGCCCCTCGAATCTCTGGTACGTCCCCACAGATCCCGAAGACCCTCGAAAGATAGCTTTTGCCGAGGATTACTGCACTTACTGTGGAGCCTGCGTGAAAGCCTGCCACCTTGGAGCTATAAAAGTAGAGAGATCTGATGTCCACCACACAGAGATTCCGGATACACCCTGGGCTACCCAGTGGAGGGATGCAATCGAATCCCTGAAGACCGGAGTCAGGAAAGGGGTTGACCACGCCGTCTTTAGAGAGACTGAAACCCTCAAAGCGCAGAAGTTTATGGGCATAGAGCCCCCATGCACCGATGAGGAAACGCTTGCAGTCGTGCAGGCAAAGATAGATTCTCTCATGCCTGTCCTTAAGAGTGCAAGAGTCAGGAAACTCTGGGAAACCGATTCTTCGGAAAAAACCACAGAAGCTGTGAAAAAGAAGATGGAAAGCTGA
- a CDS encoding aldehyde dehydrogenase family protein — protein sequence MVLEYKLIIGGESRDSSTGEAFDDINPATLENLGTVQVAGKEDVDRAVEAAEGGFRVWSEVPAPRRAEVLFRAAHILQERKEDLALLMTEEMGKVLPETRGDVQEAIDITNYAAGEGRRMFGETTTSELKDKFCMTVLRPIGVVGMITPWNFPIAIPSWKIMPALIAGNAIVFKPASDTPLLAIKLVEILMEAGLPPGVVNIVFGPGGSVGKAIVQHPGIKAISFTGSFETGKWIMEECAKTIKRVSLELGGKNPVIVMDDADLELALEGVLWGAFGTTGQRCTATSRLILHEKIKDEFTTRLLAKTKLLRVGNGLLPETDIGPVINKAQLEKIERYVRIGKEEDATLLLGGNVIDPGLPGYFFEPTIFTDVRPDMRIVQEEIFGPVLSIITVSGLDEAIEVANNTRYGLSSSIYTESVGKAFRAIKKIESGITYVNAPTIGAEVHLPFGGVKGTGNGFREAGTEAIKEFTEIKAVYIDYSGRLQKAQIDTK from the coding sequence GTGGTTCTTGAGTACAAATTGATTATAGGGGGAGAGTCGAGAGACTCATCAACCGGAGAAGCTTTTGATGATATCAATCCGGCTACTCTTGAAAACCTTGGCACGGTACAGGTAGCCGGAAAAGAAGACGTGGACAGGGCAGTTGAGGCTGCTGAGGGAGGGTTCAGAGTATGGAGCGAGGTTCCGGCTCCTAGGAGGGCTGAAGTGCTCTTCAGGGCGGCTCACATTTTACAGGAGAGAAAGGAAGATCTTGCCTTACTCATGACAGAAGAGATGGGAAAGGTGCTGCCCGAAACAAGGGGAGATGTACAGGAAGCAATAGACATTACCAATTATGCCGCAGGGGAAGGCAGGCGAATGTTTGGGGAGACAACGACTTCCGAACTTAAGGACAAGTTCTGCATGACCGTGCTCAGGCCGATAGGAGTTGTGGGCATGATAACGCCCTGGAACTTTCCTATTGCCATTCCCAGCTGGAAGATCATGCCAGCCCTTATAGCAGGAAATGCAATTGTTTTCAAGCCTGCAAGTGACACGCCTCTGCTTGCAATTAAACTCGTCGAAATCCTGATGGAAGCAGGCCTGCCTCCGGGAGTGGTAAACATTGTGTTTGGACCCGGAGGAAGTGTTGGAAAAGCCATAGTCCAGCATCCTGGAATAAAAGCAATTTCATTTACAGGAAGCTTTGAAACCGGGAAATGGATCATGGAAGAATGCGCAAAAACCATAAAGAGAGTCTCTCTGGAACTGGGAGGCAAAAACCCGGTAATTGTCATGGATGATGCCGACCTTGAACTTGCTCTTGAAGGCGTGCTCTGGGGGGCTTTCGGGACAACAGGCCAGCGCTGCACGGCTACGAGCAGGCTGATCCTGCACGAGAAAATAAAGGACGAGTTTACAACAAGGCTGCTTGCAAAAACAAAACTTCTCAGGGTAGGAAACGGGCTTCTGCCTGAAACGGACATCGGGCCTGTAATTAATAAAGCCCAGCTTGAGAAAATAGAAAGGTACGTCAGGATAGGAAAAGAAGAAGATGCAACTCTCCTGCTCGGAGGAAATGTCATAGATCCCGGGCTTCCTGGCTATTTTTTTGAGCCGACTATCTTTACGGATGTCAGGCCGGATATGAGGATTGTACAGGAAGAGATCTTCGGGCCTGTGCTCAGCATCATTACGGTTTCAGGTCTTGATGAAGCAATTGAAGTTGCTAATAACACCAGATATGGGCTTTCTTCGTCAATTTATACTGAAAGTGTCGGAAAAGCCTTCAGGGCGATTAAAAAGATAGAATCAGGAATCACATATGTCAATGCCCCTACAATAGGTGCCGAAGTTCACCTTCCCTTTGGAGGCGTAAAAGGAACCGGAAACGGTTTCAGGGAAGCTGGGACAGAAGCAATCAAAGAATTTACAGAGATAAAAGCCGTGTACATAGACTACAGCGGCAGGCTGCAGAAAGCCCAGATAGATACGAAATGA